In Deltaproteobacteria bacterium, a single window of DNA contains:
- a CDS encoding LLM class flavin-dependent oxidoreductase, translating to MKFGLLVDCHVREGRTQTLAFDELFDQVDAAESMGMDSIWIVEHHFRPKASVLSASMMVAGAIAARTKRVRIGTAVQVLPLGNPLRIAEEVASIDHISHGRFDFGVGRSSIPKFYDGFNIPYSESTARFTESFEIVMRAFTQETFSFDGDYYSYHDVSISPRPLQQPYPPIYMAVRTPEGFAHSARSRFNVVLWFMGDYYEDRLQIYREEWQAAGHAEPPEVHVRVPIFIAESEAAARDIPRASVEHDLHRVIAEATAMNAADRVAQAQAYLADYDSFLRTRVIYGSPESVIDRIEEFRERTGLTGMILDVNHGGQIPHEQVISSIRLLTEKVAPRLA from the coding sequence ATGAAGTTCGGCTTGTTGGTTGACTGTCACGTGCGCGAGGGTCGGACGCAGACCCTGGCTTTCGACGAGTTGTTCGACCAGGTGGATGCCGCCGAATCCATGGGGATGGATTCCATCTGGATCGTCGAGCACCATTTCCGGCCCAAGGCCTCGGTGCTGTCCGCGTCCATGATGGTGGCCGGGGCCATCGCCGCGCGCACCAAACGCGTGCGCATCGGCACGGCGGTGCAGGTACTGCCGCTGGGCAATCCCCTGCGCATCGCCGAAGAGGTGGCGTCCATCGACCACATCAGCCACGGAAGGTTCGACTTCGGCGTCGGCCGCAGCAGCATCCCCAAGTTCTACGACGGCTTCAACATCCCCTACTCGGAAAGCACGGCGCGTTTCACCGAGTCGTTCGAGATCGTCATGCGCGCCTTCACCCAGGAGACCTTCTCCTTCGACGGCGACTACTACTCCTACCACGACGTCAGCATCTCGCCGCGGCCCCTCCAGCAACCCTATCCCCCCATCTACATGGCGGTGCGCACGCCCGAGGGCTTCGCGCACTCCGCCCGCAGCAGGTTCAACGTGGTGCTGTGGTTCATGGGCGACTACTACGAGGACCGCCTGCAGATCTATCGCGAGGAATGGCAGGCCGCGGGCCATGCCGAGCCGCCCGAGGTCCACGTGCGCGTGCCCATCTTCATCGCCGAGTCGGAAGCCGCCGCGCGGGATATACCCCGCGCCAGCGTGGAGCACGACCTCCACCGCGTCATCGCCGAGGCCACCGCCATGAACGCCGCCGACCGCGTGGCCCAGGCCCAGGCGTACTTGGCAGACTACGACTCGTTCCTGCGCACCCGCGTCATCTACGGCTCGCCCGAGTCGGTCATCGACCGCATCGAGGAGTTCCGTGAACGCACGGGCTTGACCGGCATGATCCTCGACGTCAACCACGGCGGCCAGATCCCCCACGAACAGGTCATCAGCTCCATCCGGCTGCTCACCGAGAAGGTCGCGCCGCGGCTGGCGTAA